The nucleotide sequence TGGTAGCGGTGACAGCTGCCGAAGCAGTGATACCAAATCCTCCGCTGGATTGCAGGATTCCGGCATTGTTAACGACTGCTGTGCCTGATGTAGTGGCGGCTCCGCCAACAAGAGCAATGGCCGCACCGCCAGTTGCTGTTCCGCCTGTGATAACACCGATATTTAAGACGGTTCCAGTGGTGATCTGGACGCCATAACCATTGCTTGGCAGGGCCTGGATCAAGCCGCCAGCATAATTGGTCACATTCCCCGTGAGGCTGATCGCCCACGGATTTGTACCGGTGGCATTAATTCTGCCGGAATTGATTACAGTGGCAGTGACTGCATTACCCCCAATCAGGGTATTGGCCGCACCTGAAATGGTTGCAGTTGCTGCGTTGCTGAGCACGCCTCCATTGATCAGGGAGACCTGGGTGCCGCTGATGGTTCCCGTATTTGTCAGCGTGCCGCTATTAAGCAGATTGGTTAAGGTCGGGGTACCGGCAATGGTCCAGTTTGCCCCTGCATCAACTGTTCCGGTCTGGAAACCGAGAAAGGTTGTGGCATTGACCGTTCCGGCTGATGTTCCGGACAACAGCTCCAACGTATTGGTGCCGACAGAATTGGCGCTAACAGTACCATTAATCGTGGATGCAACACCCAGCCGCAGAGTGTTTGTCCCTGTGCCAGTCATATTGATGGCAAGGCCCGTTCCATTGGTAAGATTGGCGGCCGTGGAGGCGGCAGAGATAGTGCCAAGGTTGGTGATTGTCCCGCCATTATTGAGAACAATGCCCATCCCGGTTGTATTCGAAACACTGATCAGGCCGGTGTTGAGAATCGTCCCGCCTCTTATAAGGCGAACGGCAGCAAGATCGCCGGTGCTTGTACCTGTCCCTGTTTGTTGGATAGTCCCCGAATTGTTTAGAAAATCTGAGGAGTTACCTGCCAACAGGACAGCGTGGCCGTACGAAGTGCCTGTGGAACCTCTAATGAGTCCTTCATTGATAAGGGTCGCAGCCGTTCCCAGGGTGCTGTAAAGCACAACGCCGAACTGACCGCCGGCAATGGTTCCAGTGCTTAGATTGCTAACAAAGCCCCCATTATTCGTGTAAATTCCCTGACCGCCCGGCGCTGTGGAGCTTATGGTCCCACTGTTGATAACAGTGCCGTTTCCCGCAAGGCTGACACCATACGTTGTGCCGGTGACAGCACCGCTATTGGTGATGGTCCATGCTATTGTCGTAAGGCTGCTTTGAATTCCGATGCCGGCCGTATTGCCAACCGCAGTCCCCGCCTGAATTAAAATCGGGTTCGTGTAGGCGGGTGTGACAAGGGTAATACCGGATGTGGTGGATGTAAGAGTTGTCATTCGATCCGCCTGACTGAGCCTGAAATGTTAATTTCTTTATGGGTAGTTATTTGCATAGCAAAAAAACAATAGGGTGTGTAGCAAAATTATAATGGTTCTTTTTAAAATTGAAGTGTGTATTTATTTGTTATACTATAATTAAGTTTAAAATAGATATCTGTGATAATTTTTTTTATAAATTGTATTTTTGTATTTTTAATGAGAAAGTCCCGCCTTGCCACCTCTAGCTTCACAGTACAGATGCCGCTGGTTAACGTTGCTTTCATCAAAAATTCTGAAGAGGCTTCACCCTTCCAGGGCCCGTTGATTTCGTAGGCATACCGGCGCAAAAAGCCGATATGAATCAGGCAGCCTTTTTTCTTTATAACTCAGCCACCCACGGGCGGGAGCCGTTCAGGCCGATCGACCCGAATCACGTTAAAATATACGTGTGTGGACCGACCGTTTATGATCTGGCCCATATCGGTAATGCCCGCAGCATGGTGGTCTTTGATGTCCTGGCCCGGGTTCTCCGCAGGCTTTATCCTCGTGTCACCTATGCGCGGAACATCACGGATGTGGATGACAAGATCAATGCCCGCGCTCGTGAAAGCGGGGTTTCCATTGATCAGATTACCGCCCGGACGACGGCTGATTTCCACGCCGATATGGCCAGCCTCGGCAATCTGCCACCGGACATAGAGCCGAGGGCGACCGCCCATATTGCCGAAATGATCCTTCTGATCGAGAAGCTGATCGCTCAGGGGCATGCTTATGAGACGCATGGCGAGGGGGAGGGACATGTCCTGTTCTCCGTAGCCAGCGATCCTTCCTATGGGTCTTTGTCGAACAGATCACCGGATGAACTGTTGGCCGGGGCGCGGATTGATCCGGCTCCTTACAAGAAAGATCCCGGCGATTTCGTGCTTTGGAAGCCATCGGCCGACGACCAGCCGGGATGGGATAGTCCATGGGGGCGTGGCCGCCCGGGCTGGCATATTGAATGCAGTGCCATGTCCTGGCGCTATTTGGGCGAAGACTTCGACATTCATGGTGGTGGTGGAGACCTGATTTTTCCTCATCATGAAAATGAATGCGCCCAGAGCCGCTGCGCTTTCCCCGGCAGCCATTTCGCCCATTATTGGATGCACAGCGCCATGCTGCTTCTGGATGGCGAGAAAATGTCCAAAAGCCTCGGCAATGTGCTGACCGTACGCGATCTGCTGGGTCAGGCGGATGGTGAGGCGATCCGGTTGCTCTTCCTGAAAACCCATTACCGTGGCGTGCTGGATTTCCGTCATGAAGCCCTTAAGGAAGCCGGGAAGGAGCTGGATCGCTTCTACCGTGCCTTGCAGGCGCACCCGTCCCTGCCTGATCTGGACGAGAGCGTGGAGAATCCGGTGCTGGAGGCGTTGCGGGATGATCTGAATACGCCGCAGGCTCTTTCTTTGATGCATGGTCTGGCACATGCCGCGCTGGGAGGAGATGCTCTTGCTGCAGCACAGCTGAACGAGGGGGGCATGCTCATGGGGCTGTTTGCTCGGGAGGCTGAGGCATGGTTCCAGCGTGGTATCGAACCGGAGAAGATTGCCCAGCGGATTTCGGACCGTCTGCAGGCGCGCAAGGACCGGAATTTCGCCGAGGCCGACCGTATCCGCAATGAATTGGCCGAAGCTGGTATCCTGCTGGAAGATGGGCCATCAGGAACCACATGGCGGCGAGCCATCTGATTTTTCCACTTCATACAGTATCAGGGCATATTGAGATTATGACTGGACGAGACGGCGGGGCACCGCTTCAACCGCGTGACCCAAGCCCGGTCATTATCCTCGTGCGCCCTCAATTGGCGGAGAACATCGGCTCCACGGCGCGGGCCATGGCGAATTGTGGCCTGTTTCATCTCCGTCTGGTCTCACCGCGGGATGGGTGGCCGCAGGACAGGGCATGGCGTACTGCATCGGGGGCTGACAGCATCCTCGACTCCCTGACGGTTCATGAAACGGTCGAGGATGCGGTTGCAGATCTGCACCGCGTGTTTGCCACCTGCCCCAGACCGCGTCATATCGTCAAGACTATCATGACCGCCCGAGGGGCCGCTGCTGATATCATGCTTGCCTGTGAGCGTGGGCTGAAAACCGGTATTCTATTCGGTCCGGAAAGGGCCGGGCTGGACAACGATGATATGGCCTGTGCGGATACGCTGGTTCGCTATCCACTCAATCCAGATTTCATGTCGCTGAACGTATCTCAAGCGGTCATGGTCATGGGGTATGAATGGTGGATGGCACAGGATGCCACACCATCACGCCAGTTGATGACCAACGAATCCCATGTGGCCACCAAGGGGGAGTTGAACAATTTCCTGCGTCATCTGGTCAGGGAGCTTGATGAGTGCGGATTTCTGAGAAATGAGCAGAAACGATCCGGCATGATTCGCAATATCAGGCACTTCTTCCTGAGAGGAGAGGTGACGGAGCAGGAGTTGAGAACCCTGCATGGCGTTGTTCATGAGCTTTCGCATGGGCGTGGGCGTTAAAGCTTTTTATGGTCAGGCCAATTGTGATAAAGCATCGGCAAAAAGTGCCTAGATTTTCGAAGATAAAATTTAGGATTTGACAAAATCAGATCTTCTGAATGATCTTTCAAAGGGTTTTCAATTGAATAAAATCTTATAATCAAATATTGTTTGGAGCCCAATAGATTTCAGGAAGTACTGCTTTCCTTGTTCCACCATGATGATTCCTGCTTTCGTGGCAAGAAAATCCTTATCACAGGCGGTGCCGGATTTCTTGGCTCCAACCTCTGTGTGGCTTTGGCCGAGCAGGGCGGAGAAGTAACGGTTCTGGATAGTTTCATGCCAGGGAGTGGTGCCAATATGGCCAATCTCTCGTCTCTGGATATCGCTCTTGTCCGTGCTGCTATGGAAGAGGCCGATCTTCATGCGCTGTGTGAGGGAGCCGATTTCATTTTCAATCTTGCTGGCCAGACGGGGCATCTGGCGGCACAGCTTGATCCGTTTGCTGACCTGGCTGTCAATGCCATGGCACAGTTACGCCTGATTGCAGCGGTCAGGGATGTGGCACCGGAAGCGGTCATTGTTCATGCCTCGACCCGACAGTGTTATGGCCGCACCGGCGGTGCGCCGGTCGATGAAAGCCATGTTTCCGCACCGCAGGACTTCAACGGTGTCTCCAAACTGGCGGGCGAGCAGTACTGGATGGCGGAAAGCCGTGTACATGGGCGCAAGGTGACGGCGCTGCGTCTGACCAACTGCTACGGTCCCAGACTGCGTCTTCAGGATGGGCGGCAGACCTTTCTGGGAACATGGCTGCGTCATGTGCTTCTGAGCCAGCCATTTGAGGTCTGGGGTGGGCAGCAGGTGCGTGATTTTACTTATGTTAATGATGTAACAGCGGCCTTTATTGCTGCTGCAACCACGCCGGACTGTTTTGGGCATCTGTTCAATATCGGGGGATATGAAAGTGCCTCCCTGCTGACATTGGCTGAACTGCTGGTCGAGGTTGCGCCTTTCCCGGTGCAATATACGGTCAAGGAATTGCCGGAAGAGCGGGCCAGAATAGATATCGGCGCCTATTGTGCCGATGATCGTGCTTTCCGAGCGGCCACTGGCTGGAAACCCCAGATTTCTCTGGCGGACGGGTTGAGGCAGTCACTGGAATGGTATCGGCCGAGAGTGCAGGATTATGTCTGACCCTGTGAACGTGCCGCAGGCTGATCCGCGCGCCTTCTACCTTGCGCACCGTGCGGAGATAGATACTGCTATTTCTGGTGTTCTGGCTTCTGGAAGCTATATTCTCGGGGAACAGGTTTCTGCTTTTGAAAGTGAATTTGCCAGCTGGCTTGGGCGTTCTCATGCGATAGCCTGTGGCAGCGCGACCGATGGGCTGGTACTTGCGCTGCGCGCTCTGGGGATTGGGGCCGGGTGTTCAGTTGCCACGGTTTCTCATACCGCCGTGGCTGTAATTGCAGCGATTGAAATGGCGGGGGCACAGCCTCTGTTGCTCGATATCAATCCAGCTGATTACTGCATGAACGTGGATGAGCTGACGAAAATTCTCTGTGAACCACCGGATGGAGCCGCCCCCGTGCGGGCTGTTATCCCGGTTCATCTCTATGGCCAGCCAGTAGATATGACGGCGCTCATGCTGGCGGCAAAGCAGGCCGCGATTCCGGTTATTGAGGATTGCAGCCAGGCGCATGGTGCCCGCCATCATGGTAAAAGGGTGGGAACCTGTAGCACTCTGTCCGTTTTTAGCCTGTATCCGACCAAAAATCTTTGTGCACTTGGCGATGCAGGAATTGTCAGCACAGATGATCCGGACATTGCAGAGACTCTGCGACGCTTGCGCCAGTACGGCTGGGGGCAGGAAAGGCAATCAGAATTAAAAGGCGTCAATTCCCGCATGGATGACATTCAGGCATCCATTCTGAGAATCGGTCTTGCCTGTGTGGATCAAAGAAACAACCAACGGCAGATGATTGCGCGGGCCTATGACGCTACCCTGCGTGATATTGGCGGCCAGCCCCCCTGCGTTCGCCCTGGGAATACGCATGTTTATCATCAGTATGTCATCAGGGTACGGGATCGGGACCGTCTGAGAGACGAGCTAAAGCAGTCAGGCGTTCAGACAGCGATTCACTATCCATATCCTGCTCATAGCCAGCCTGCCTATCGGAACAGGGTGATACTCGGTCCTGCCCGCTGTGTGGAAACGGTTAAAGCAGCGGATACCATTCTTAGTTTGCCGATGTTTCCGGAGCTGGAAAGCAGACAGGTGGAGCATGTCTGTGCCATGCTCAGGAAATTTTCTCATCTGATACGGCAGGATGATTGAATGATGCGCTCTCTGGCTCTTTTCGGTGCAGGTTCTGCCTTGGCGGTTGATGTCGAGGAAAGCTGTCGTAGAAATGGTATTCATCTCCGGATTGTAGTCCGTAATACTGAACACACGGCACATCCTGATGTGGAAGCCCCATCCATCGCTCTGGAGGAGATCACGGATGATCTCATCGGAACGGAGTGGCTGATCCCGCTTTTTACCCCGGCCAACCGCAAGAAAGCATGGCAGCATGCCACATCGCTGGGATTGAACAGCTTTGCCTCCCTGCTGGATGCTTCATCGGTGTATCCCTCCCGCCTCAGTGTGGAGGAGGGGGTTTATGTCAACTCCGGCTGCACGATCGGGGCATGTTCCCGGCTCGGCCGGTTTTCATTGATCAACCGTGGTTGCTCGGTTGGACATCATTTGTCGCTTGGGGCTTTTTCCTCGATCGGGCCGGGGGCGGTTCTGGCCGGTGAGGTGACCGTTGAGGAAGAGGTGATGATAGGGGCAGGCGCCATTATCCTGCCCACAGTGAGGGTTGGCGCACGCGCCCGGATCGGTGCAGGGGCTGTGGTCCGCAAGGATGTACCACCCGGCGCTTTGGTAGCAGCCCCCGATGCGCGCGTTCTGTTGCGGACACGCGCAGGATGAGCAGATTTATCGCCGCAGCCTATGTAGCAAATGACGCAGCGGCGCTGTGTAACGCCATATTGTGGAATCAAGCATAGCCTGATGCTGCCGGGTCAGCGCACGTAGCTGCTCTTCGAGTAAGTCCAGCTTCTCCTGTGAAGAGGCTGTTGATACGGGCGGGGAATTTTCAGTCGCAAAATAGCGGAAGACATCGACTTCACCAGTCAGCCATTTCAGAACTTCGTAACCGTCCTGTGTCTGCACACATGCATGGGCCATTTCGATGGCAAAGAGGCGACGCCCTGCATTCTGAGATCTGACCGCCATATCAACGAAATCGGCCAGCAAGCCCCGATGATCAGGC is from Granulibacter bethesdensis and encodes:
- a CDS encoding DegT/DnrJ/EryC1/StrS aminotransferase family protein, with protein sequence MSDPVNVPQADPRAFYLAHRAEIDTAISGVLASGSYILGEQVSAFESEFASWLGRSHAIACGSATDGLVLALRALGIGAGCSVATVSHTAVAVIAAIEMAGAQPLLLDINPADYCMNVDELTKILCEPPDGAAPVRAVIPVHLYGQPVDMTALMLAAKQAAIPVIEDCSQAHGARHHGKRVGTCSTLSVFSLYPTKNLCALGDAGIVSTDDPDIAETLRRLRQYGWGQERQSELKGVNSRMDDIQASILRIGLACVDQRNNQRQMIARAYDATLRDIGGQPPCVRPGNTHVYHQYVIRVRDRDRLRDELKQSGVQTAIHYPYPAHSQPAYRNRVILGPARCVETVKAADTILSLPMFPELESRQVEHVCAMLRKFSHLIRQDD
- a CDS encoding RNA methyltransferase: MTGRDGGAPLQPRDPSPVIILVRPQLAENIGSTARAMANCGLFHLRLVSPRDGWPQDRAWRTASGADSILDSLTVHETVEDAVADLHRVFATCPRPRHIVKTIMTARGAAADIMLACERGLKTGILFGPERAGLDNDDMACADTLVRYPLNPDFMSLNVSQAVMVMGYEWWMAQDATPSRQLMTNESHVATKGELNNFLRHLVRELDECGFLRNEQKRSGMIRNIRHFFLRGEVTEQELRTLHGVVHELSHGRGR
- a CDS encoding NAD(P)-dependent oxidoreductase, whose protein sequence is MFHHDDSCFRGKKILITGGAGFLGSNLCVALAEQGGEVTVLDSFMPGSGANMANLSSLDIALVRAAMEEADLHALCEGADFIFNLAGQTGHLAAQLDPFADLAVNAMAQLRLIAAVRDVAPEAVIVHASTRQCYGRTGGAPVDESHVSAPQDFNGVSKLAGEQYWMAESRVHGRKVTALRLTNCYGPRLRLQDGRQTFLGTWLRHVLLSQPFEVWGGQQVRDFTYVNDVTAAFIAAATTPDCFGHLFNIGGYESASLLTLAELLVEVAPFPVQYTVKELPEERARIDIGAYCADDRAFRAATGWKPQISLADGLRQSLEWYRPRVQDYV
- the cysS gene encoding cysteine--tRNA ligase; this translates as MNQAAFFLYNSATHGREPFRPIDPNHVKIYVCGPTVYDLAHIGNARSMVVFDVLARVLRRLYPRVTYARNITDVDDKINARARESGVSIDQITARTTADFHADMASLGNLPPDIEPRATAHIAEMILLIEKLIAQGHAYETHGEGEGHVLFSVASDPSYGSLSNRSPDELLAGARIDPAPYKKDPGDFVLWKPSADDQPGWDSPWGRGRPGWHIECSAMSWRYLGEDFDIHGGGGDLIFPHHENECAQSRCAFPGSHFAHYWMHSAMLLLDGEKMSKSLGNVLTVRDLLGQADGEAIRLLFLKTHYRGVLDFRHEALKEAGKELDRFYRALQAHPSLPDLDESVENPVLEALRDDLNTPQALSLMHGLAHAALGGDALAAAQLNEGGMLMGLFAREAEAWFQRGIEPEKIAQRISDRLQARKDRNFAEADRIRNELAEAGILLEDGPSGTTWRRAI